One window from the genome of Enterobacteriaceae bacterium Kacie_13 encodes:
- the rimP gene encoding ribosome maturation factor RimP, which translates to MSTLEQKLTELITAPVEALGFELVGIEFVRARQSTLRIYIDSDAGINVDDCADVSHQVSAVLDVEDPVTVAYNLEVSSPGLDRPMFTAEHYQRFIGDEVSMVLRMAVQNRRKWQGIIKAVEGEMITVTVEGKDEVFALSNIQKANLVPHF; encoded by the coding sequence TTGTCCACATTAGAACAAAAATTAACAGAGCTGATTACAGCACCAGTCGAGGCACTTGGCTTTGAGCTGGTGGGCATCGAGTTCGTTCGGGCTCGCCAATCGACGTTGCGCATCTATATTGATAGTGACGCCGGGATCAATGTTGATGATTGTGCTGATGTCAGCCACCAGGTGAGCGCTGTGCTGGACGTAGAAGATCCGGTCACCGTCGCCTATAACCTGGAAGTTTCCTCTCCAGGCCTTGATCGTCCTATGTTCACCGCTGAGCATTATCAACGTTTTATCGGTGACGAAGTCAGCATGGTACTGCGTATGGCGGTTCAGAATCGTCGTAAATGGCAGGGCATCATCAAAGCTGTCGAAGGCGAAATGATCACGGTGACTGTGGAAGGGAAAGATGAAGTGTTCGCACTGAGCAACATCCAGAAAGCGAACCTGGTACCCCACTTTTAA
- the pnp gene encoding polyribonucleotide nucleotidyltransferase, which produces MLNPTIRKFQYGQHTVTLETGMMARQATAAVMVSMDDTAVFVTVVGQKKAKLGQSFFPLTVNYQERTYAAGRIPGSFFRREGRPSEGETLTSRLIDRPIRPLFPEGFLNEVQVIATVVSLNPQVNPDIVAMIGASAALSLSGIPFSGPIGSARVGYINDQYVLNPTADELKTSSLDLVVAGTKGAVLMVESEADVLSEDQMLGAVVFGHEQQQIVIDNINSLVAEVGKAKWDWQPEVVNAELHARVAALAESRLGDAYLITDKQDRYAQINVIKSEVVQTLQAEDEALDAGEISDLLGSIEKNVVRSRVLRGEPRIDGREKDMIRGLDVRTGVLPRTHGSALFTRGETQALVTATLGTARDAQNLDELMGEKSDSFLFHYNFPPYSVGETGMVGSPKRREIGHGRLAKRGVLAMMPKPEDFPYTVRVVSEITESNGSSSMASVCGASLALMDAGVPIKAAVAGIAMGLVKEGESFVVLSDILGDEDHLGDMDFKVAGSRDGITALQMDIKIEGITREIMQVALNQAKGARLHILGVMEQAISTPRGDISQFAPRIHTIKISPDKIKDVIGKGGSVIRALTEETGTTIEIEDDGTVKIAATDGEKAKYAIRRIEEITAEIEVGRIYQGKVTRIVDFGAFVAIGGGKEGLVHISQIADKRVEKVTDYLQMGQEVPVKVLEVDRQGRVRLSIKEATAPTQDDTTEQPAAE; this is translated from the coding sequence TTGCTTAATCCGACTATTCGTAAATTCCAATACGGCCAGCACACCGTTACGCTGGAAACCGGCATGATGGCGCGTCAGGCGACTGCAGCCGTGATGGTTAGCATGGACGACACAGCGGTATTCGTTACCGTTGTTGGCCAGAAAAAAGCTAAACTAGGTCAGAGCTTCTTCCCACTGACCGTTAACTATCAGGAGCGTACTTACGCTGCTGGTCGTATCCCAGGCAGCTTCTTCCGTCGTGAAGGCCGTCCAAGCGAAGGCGAAACACTGACGTCCCGTCTGATCGACCGTCCAATTCGTCCACTGTTCCCGGAAGGCTTTCTGAATGAAGTTCAGGTTATCGCCACCGTAGTTTCTCTGAACCCGCAAGTTAACCCTGACATCGTTGCGATGATCGGTGCCTCTGCTGCCCTGAGTCTGTCTGGTATTCCATTCAGCGGCCCAATCGGTTCTGCGCGCGTAGGTTACATCAATGACCAGTACGTTCTGAACCCAACCGCAGACGAGCTGAAAACCAGCAGTCTGGATCTGGTGGTTGCCGGTACTAAAGGCGCGGTTCTGATGGTTGAGTCTGAAGCGGATGTTCTGAGCGAAGACCAGATGCTGGGCGCTGTGGTGTTCGGCCACGAACAACAACAAATCGTTATCGATAACATCAACTCTCTGGTTGCTGAAGTCGGTAAAGCCAAATGGGATTGGCAGCCAGAAGTGGTTAACGCTGAGCTGCACGCTCGCGTCGCTGCGCTGGCGGAATCTCGTTTAGGTGATGCTTATCTGATCACTGACAAACAAGACCGTTACGCCCAGATCAACGTAATCAAATCTGAAGTCGTGCAAACACTGCAAGCTGAAGATGAAGCGCTGGATGCTGGCGAAATCTCTGACCTGCTGGGCAGCATTGAAAAGAACGTGGTGCGTAGCCGTGTTCTGCGTGGCGAGCCACGTATCGATGGTCGTGAAAAAGACATGATCCGCGGTCTGGACGTTCGTACTGGCGTTCTGCCACGTACCCACGGTTCTGCACTGTTCACCCGTGGTGAAACTCAGGCGCTGGTAACAGCGACCCTGGGTACTGCACGTGACGCGCAGAACCTGGACGAGTTGATGGGTGAGAAGTCTGACAGCTTCCTGTTCCACTACAACTTCCCTCCATACTCCGTTGGTGAGACTGGCATGGTCGGTTCACCGAAACGTCGTGAAATTGGTCACGGTCGTTTGGCGAAACGCGGCGTGTTGGCGATGATGCCAAAACCAGAAGACTTCCCGTACACCGTACGTGTGGTTTCTGAAATCACCGAATCTAACGGTTCATCTTCTATGGCTTCCGTTTGTGGTGCATCTCTGGCCCTGATGGATGCGGGCGTGCCTATCAAAGCCGCTGTTGCGGGTATCGCAATGGGTCTGGTGAAAGAAGGCGAAAGCTTTGTGGTTCTGTCTGACATTCTGGGTGACGAAGATCACCTGGGCGACATGGACTTTAAAGTTGCCGGTAGCCGCGACGGTATCACCGCGCTGCAGATGGACATCAAAATCGAAGGTATCACCCGCGAAATCATGCAGGTGGCCCTGAACCAGGCTAAGGGTGCGCGTTTGCACATTCTCGGCGTTATGGAACAGGCTATCAGCACCCCGCGTGGCGATATCTCTCAGTTTGCTCCACGTATCCACACCATCAAGATCAGCCCGGACAAAATCAAGGACGTGATCGGTAAAGGTGGTTCTGTGATCCGTGCTCTGACTGAAGAAACTGGCACGACTATCGAAATCGAAGATGACGGTACTGTGAAAATCGCAGCAACCGACGGCGAGAAAGCAAAATACGCTATCCGTCGTATCGAAGAGATCACTGCAGAAATCGAAGTTGGCCGTATCTATCAGGGTAAAGTGACCCGTATCGTAGACTTTGGTGCGTTTGTTGCCATCGGCGGCGGTAAAGAAGGTCTGGTTCATATTTCTCA
- the nusA gene encoding transcription termination/antitermination protein NusA, giving the protein MNKEILAVVEAVSNEKSLPREKIFEALEIALSTATKKKYEQEIEVRVSIDRKTGDFDTFRRWVAVDEVTQPTREITLEAAQYEEPSIELGGYIEDQIESVTFDRITTQTAKQVIVQKVREAERAMVVEQFREQQGEIVTGVVKKVNRDSIALDLGSNAEAVILREDMLPRENFRSGDRIRGVLYDVRPEARGAQLFVSRSRNEMLIELFRIEVPEIGEELIEIKAAARDPGSRAKIAVKTNDKRIDPVGACVGMRGARVQAVSSELGGERIDIILWDDNPAQFVINAMAPADVASIVVDEDRCTMDIAVEASNLAQAIGRNGQNVRLASQLLKQHRGDDRWELNVMTADDLQAKHQAEAHAAIETFTKYLAIDEDFATVLVEEGFSTLEELAYVPVNELLEIDGLDEDTVNALRERAKEALTTLALAQEESLGDNKPADDLLNLAGLERSMAFKLAAQGVCTLEDLAEQGVDDLADIEGLTDEQAGELIMAARNICWFGDNA; this is encoded by the coding sequence ATGAACAAAGAGATTCTGGCTGTTGTAGAAGCAGTTTCTAATGAAAAATCCCTCCCGCGCGAGAAGATTTTTGAAGCGCTGGAAATTGCATTATCAACAGCGACCAAGAAAAAATACGAGCAAGAAATTGAAGTCCGCGTCAGCATTGACCGTAAAACCGGTGACTTTGATACCTTCCGTCGTTGGGTTGCAGTCGACGAAGTGACTCAGCCAACACGTGAAATCACCCTCGAAGCAGCACAGTATGAAGAACCGTCTATCGAGCTCGGCGGTTACATTGAAGATCAAATCGAGTCAGTCACATTCGACCGCATTACCACCCAAACCGCAAAACAAGTTATCGTACAGAAAGTACGCGAAGCTGAGCGCGCGATGGTGGTTGAGCAGTTCCGTGAACAACAAGGCGAAATCGTCACTGGCGTCGTCAAGAAAGTTAACCGTGACAGCATCGCCCTGGACTTAGGTAGCAATGCTGAAGCTGTTATCCTGCGTGAAGATATGCTTCCGCGTGAAAACTTCCGCTCTGGCGACCGCATTCGTGGCGTTTTGTATGATGTCCGTCCGGAAGCGCGCGGCGCACAACTGTTTGTTAGCCGTTCACGTAATGAAATGCTGATCGAACTGTTCCGCATTGAAGTGCCAGAAATCGGTGAAGAGCTGATTGAGATTAAAGCGGCAGCCCGTGATCCTGGCTCCCGCGCTAAAATCGCAGTGAAAACCAACGATAAACGCATCGACCCGGTTGGTGCGTGTGTCGGTATGCGCGGTGCACGCGTTCAGGCCGTATCCAGTGAACTGGGCGGAGAACGTATTGATATCATTCTTTGGGATGATAATCCTGCGCAATTCGTTATCAATGCGATGGCACCGGCAGATGTTGCCTCCATCGTGGTTGATGAAGATAGATGCACCATGGATATCGCCGTTGAAGCCAGCAATCTGGCACAGGCGATTGGCCGTAATGGTCAGAACGTACGTTTGGCTTCCCAGCTGTTGAAACAACATCGTGGTGATGACCGTTGGGAACTGAACGTGATGACAGCAGACGACCTGCAGGCCAAACATCAGGCTGAGGCTCACGCTGCGATCGAAACCTTCACTAAATATCTGGCAATCGATGAAGATTTCGCCACGGTTCTGGTCGAAGAAGGTTTCTCTACCCTCGAAGAACTGGCTTACGTGCCGGTGAACGAACTGTTAGAAATCGACGGCCTGGATGAAGACACCGTGAATGCGCTGCGCGAACGTGCGAAAGAAGCGCTGACCACGTTGGCTTTAGCTCAGGAAGAAAGTCTCGGTGACAATAAGCCTGCTGACGATCTGCTGAATTTGGCGGGTCTGGAACGTAGCATGGCGTTTAAACTGGCTGCACAAGGCGTTTGTACGCTGGAAGATCTTGCCGAGCAGGGTGTCGACGATCTGGCTGATATTGAAGGTCTTACTGACGAGCAGGCTGGTGAACTTATCATGGCCGCGCGCAATATCTGCTGGTTTGGCGACAACGCGTAA
- the infB gene encoding translation initiation factor IF-2 codes for MTDVTVKSLAAEIQTPVDRLVQQFADAGISKSESDSVTQQEKETLLAHLNGGNAGATNKLTLQRKTRSTLNIPSTGGTSKSVQIEVRKKRTYVKRDMTEAELAQAEAEEQAKRDAEEQAQRAAAEQAQREAQEKAKRAAEEQAKREAADKAKRDAAEKDKVTNQHTDEVTKPAQADKARREAEAAELKRKTEEEAQRKVEENAKRIAEEARKMADSGVWTETVAPSESESADYHVTTSTHARAAEDENDAKVEGERRSRTRGGKATKQKKGNKLSESKADREEARAVGRNGKGKRKPSTLQQSFNKPVAAVNRDVVVGETITVAELANKMAVKGSQVIKTMMKLGAMATINQVIDQETAQLVAEEMGHKVILRRENELEEALMSDRDTGASAGAEPRAPVVTIMGHVDHGKTSLLDYIRSTKVAAGEAGGITQHIGAYHVETENGMITFLDTPGHAAFTSMRARGAKATDIVVLVVSADDGVMPQTIEAVQHAKAAGVPIVVAVNKIDKPDADPDRVRTELSQYGVMPEEWGGESQFIHVSAKAGTGIDDLLQAILLQAEVLELKAVRTGMASGVVIESFLDKGRGPVATVLVQEGTLNKGDIILCGFEYGRVRAMRDEMGRDIMSAGPSIPVEVLGLSSVPAAGDEVTVVRDEKKAREVALYRQGKFREVKLARQQKSKLENMFANMTEGEVSELNIVLKSDVQGSCEAISDALQSLSTDEVKVKIVGMGVGGITETDATLAAASRAIILGFNVRADASARRVVESESLDLRYYSVIYNLIDEVKQAMSGMLAPEYKQQIIGLAEVRDVFKSPKFGAIAGCMVTEGMIKRNNPIRVLRDNVVIYEGELESLRRFKDDVAEVRNGMECGIGVKNYNDVRTGDVIEVFEIIEIKRTIA; via the coding sequence ATGACAGATGTAACTGTAAAATCGCTGGCGGCAGAGATTCAGACCCCGGTAGATCGCCTGGTACAGCAATTTGCTGATGCAGGGATCTCGAAGTCCGAATCTGACTCTGTGACCCAGCAGGAAAAAGAAACATTATTGGCGCATCTTAATGGCGGAAACGCTGGTGCGACAAACAAACTGACGTTACAACGCAAAACGCGTAGTACACTGAATATTCCGAGCACCGGCGGGACGAGTAAATCGGTGCAAATCGAAGTCCGCAAGAAACGCACTTATGTTAAACGTGATATGACCGAAGCAGAACTTGCCCAGGCCGAAGCGGAAGAGCAAGCGAAGCGTGACGCGGAAGAACAGGCACAGCGTGCAGCAGCGGAGCAAGCCCAGCGCGAAGCTCAGGAAAAAGCCAAACGCGCCGCCGAAGAGCAAGCTAAACGTGAGGCCGCTGATAAAGCTAAGCGTGATGCAGCGGAAAAAGATAAAGTGACGAATCAACATACCGACGAAGTAACTAAACCAGCTCAGGCAGATAAAGCACGCCGTGAAGCTGAAGCCGCAGAGCTGAAACGCAAAACGGAAGAAGAAGCCCAGCGTAAGGTTGAAGAAAACGCCAAGCGCATTGCTGAAGAAGCCCGTAAAATGGCTGATTCTGGTGTCTGGACTGAAACTGTCGCGCCAAGCGAATCAGAATCTGCTGACTATCATGTCACGACTTCTACCCATGCCCGTGCTGCTGAAGACGAGAACGACGCCAAAGTTGAAGGCGAACGTCGTAGCCGTACCCGCGGTGGCAAAGCGACCAAGCAGAAGAAAGGCAATAAACTGTCTGAATCTAAAGCTGACCGCGAAGAAGCACGTGCCGTTGGCCGTAATGGTAAAGGCAAGCGTAAGCCAAGCACCCTGCAACAGAGCTTCAACAAGCCTGTTGCTGCAGTGAACCGTGACGTCGTAGTGGGTGAAACCATTACGGTTGCTGAGCTGGCGAACAAAATGGCAGTTAAAGGTTCTCAGGTCATCAAAACCATGATGAAACTGGGCGCCATGGCCACCATCAACCAGGTTATTGATCAGGAAACTGCTCAGCTGGTTGCTGAAGAAATGGGCCACAAAGTTATCCTGCGTCGTGAAAACGAACTGGAAGAAGCGCTGATGAGCGACCGTGACACGGGCGCGTCCGCTGGTGCTGAGCCACGTGCTCCGGTTGTGACCATCATGGGTCACGTTGACCACGGTAAAACCTCCCTGCTTGACTACATTCGCTCAACGAAAGTTGCTGCAGGCGAAGCCGGTGGTATTACCCAGCACATCGGTGCTTATCACGTTGAAACTGAAAACGGCATGATCACGTTCCTTGATACCCCGGGACACGCCGCGTTTACTTCAATGCGTGCTCGTGGTGCTAAAGCGACTGACATCGTGGTTCTGGTTGTTTCAGCCGATGATGGCGTGATGCCACAAACCATTGAAGCCGTACAGCATGCGAAAGCTGCTGGTGTGCCAATCGTGGTTGCAGTGAACAAAATTGATAAACCAGACGCTGATCCCGATCGCGTTCGTACCGAGCTTTCTCAGTACGGCGTTATGCCGGAAGAGTGGGGCGGTGAGTCTCAGTTCATCCACGTTTCTGCGAAAGCAGGGACAGGCATCGACGATCTGCTGCAAGCTATCTTGCTGCAGGCCGAAGTTCTGGAACTGAAAGCTGTCCGTACCGGTATGGCAAGCGGCGTTGTGATCGAGTCCTTCCTGGACAAAGGTCGTGGCCCGGTTGCAACTGTTCTGGTTCAGGAAGGTACGCTGAACAAAGGCGACATCATTCTGTGTGGCTTCGAATACGGCCGCGTTCGTGCAATGCGTGATGAAATGGGGCGCGACATTATGTCTGCGGGTCCATCTATCCCAGTGGAAGTGTTGGGTCTGTCCAGCGTTCCGGCTGCGGGTGATGAAGTTACCGTTGTACGTGATGAGAAAAAAGCCCGTGAAGTTGCGCTTTACCGTCAGGGTAAATTCCGCGAAGTGAAACTGGCTCGTCAGCAGAAATCTAAACTGGAAAACATGTTTGCGAACATGACCGAAGGTGAAGTGTCTGAACTGAATATCGTTCTGAAATCTGACGTACAGGGTTCTTGCGAAGCGATTTCCGATGCACTGCAGAGCTTGTCTACCGACGAAGTGAAAGTCAAAATCGTGGGTATGGGTGTCGGTGGTATTACCGAGACTGATGCTACGCTTGCAGCCGCTTCCCGTGCGATCATCCTGGGCTTCAACGTACGTGCCGATGCTTCTGCTCGCCGCGTCGTAGAAAGTGAAAGCCTGGATCTGCGTTACTATTCCGTAATCTATAACCTGATTGACGAAGTTAAACAGGCGATGAGCGGTATGTTGGCGCCAGAATACAAACAGCAAATCATCGGCCTGGCTGAAGTACGTGACGTGTTCAAGTCACCGAAATTTGGCGCAATTGCAGGTTGTATGGTTACTGAAGGTATGATCAAGCGTAATAACCCAATCCGTGTACTGCGTGACAACGTGGTCATCTACGAAGGCGAGCTGGAATCCCTGCGCCGCTTCAAAGATGATGTTGCTGAAGTTCGCAACGGCATGGAATGTGGTATCGGCGTTAAGAACTACAATGATGTGCGTACTGGCGATGTGATTGAAGTCTTCGAAATCATCGAGATCAAACGTACTATCGCTTAA
- the secG gene encoding preprotein translocase subunit SecG produces MYDALLVIFLIVAIGLVALVMLQQGKGADMGASFGAGASGTLFGSSGSGNFMTRMTGVLAALFFIISLILGNMSTNKSQKGSEWENLSQPAQTEQTTAPAAPAAPNSDVPH; encoded by the coding sequence ATGTACGACGCTCTTCTGGTGATTTTCCTTATCGTAGCAATCGGCCTTGTGGCTTTGGTTATGCTGCAACAAGGTAAAGGCGCTGATATGGGAGCCTCTTTCGGAGCAGGTGCTTCTGGCACATTGTTCGGTTCGAGTGGTTCCGGTAACTTCATGACCCGTATGACCGGCGTTTTGGCTGCTTTGTTCTTTATCATTAGTTTGATTCTTGGGAACATGAGCACCAATAAAAGCCAAAAAGGTAGTGAGTGGGAAAACTTAAGTCAGCCAGCACAAACTGAGCAGACAACTGCACCGGCCGCTCCAGCAGCACCTAACAGTGATGTTCCTCACTAA
- the glmM gene encoding phosphoglucosamine mutase, whose protein sequence is MSNRKYFGTDGIRGKVGDTPITPDFVLKLGWAAGKVLARHGSRKVIIGKDTRISGYMLESALEAGLAAAGLSASFTGPMPTPAVAYLTRTFRAEAGIVISASHNPYYDNGIKFFTIDGTKLPDDVEEAIEAELEKPLTCVESAELGKASRIVDAAGRYIEFCKGTFPSELSLNGLKIVVDCANGATYHIAPSVLRELGAKVIAIGCEPDGMNINEECGATDVRQLQQRVLAEKADVGLAFDGDGDRLIMVDNEGNKVDGDQILYIIAREGLRQGQLKGGAVGTLMSNMGLELALKQLGIPFTRAKVGDRYVLEKMQEKGWRIGAENSGHIILLDKTTTGDGIVAGLQVLTAMVRNHMSLHDLCSGMKLLPQILINVRFAGEHDPLESEDVKQVTAEVEKQLAGRGRVLLRKSGTEPLLRVMVEGEDAELVEKLANRIADAVKAVKP, encoded by the coding sequence ATGAGCAACCGTAAATACTTTGGTACTGATGGCATTCGCGGAAAAGTAGGCGATACACCAATTACACCTGATTTCGTGCTGAAACTAGGCTGGGCAGCGGGCAAAGTGCTGGCTCGTCATGGGTCGCGTAAAGTGATCATCGGTAAAGACACTCGCATTTCTGGTTATATGCTCGAATCAGCTCTGGAAGCCGGGCTGGCCGCGGCAGGCTTATCTGCATCCTTCACCGGGCCGATGCCCACGCCTGCTGTGGCGTATCTGACGCGCACTTTCCGCGCTGAAGCCGGCATTGTTATCTCTGCGTCACACAATCCTTATTACGATAACGGCATCAAGTTTTTCACCATTGATGGCACAAAACTTCCAGATGACGTCGAAGAAGCCATCGAAGCTGAGCTGGAAAAACCACTGACCTGTGTGGAATCCGCTGAGCTTGGCAAAGCCAGCCGTATTGTCGATGCTGCGGGTCGTTACATCGAATTCTGCAAGGGCACTTTCCCAAGTGAACTGAGCCTGAACGGCCTCAAAATCGTGGTAGATTGCGCCAACGGTGCAACCTATCACATCGCGCCAAGCGTGTTGCGCGAGCTGGGTGCGAAAGTGATCGCCATCGGTTGTGAGCCGGACGGCATGAATATTAACGAAGAATGCGGCGCGACGGATGTCCGTCAGCTGCAACAGCGCGTTTTGGCTGAAAAAGCAGATGTCGGTCTGGCCTTTGACGGCGACGGCGATCGCCTTATCATGGTTGACAACGAAGGCAACAAGGTCGATGGCGATCAGATTCTGTATATCATTGCGCGCGAAGGGTTACGTCAAGGTCAGCTGAAGGGCGGAGCAGTAGGCACGCTAATGAGCAACATGGGCCTTGAACTGGCGTTGAAACAGCTGGGTATTCCGTTTACCCGCGCGAAAGTGGGTGACCGTTACGTACTGGAAAAAATGCAGGAAAAAGGCTGGCGTATCGGTGCTGAGAACTCGGGCCATATCATCCTGCTGGACAAAACCACCACGGGTGACGGCATTGTGGCAGGTTTGCAAGTGCTTACCGCAATGGTGCGCAACCATATGAGCCTGCATGATTTGTGCAGCGGCATGAAACTACTTCCTCAGATTCTGATCAACGTCCGCTTCGCCGGTGAGCACGATCCGCTGGAGTCTGAAGACGTTAAGCAGGTTACTGCTGAGGTTGAAAAGCAGCTGGCAGGGCGTGGCCGCGTATTACTGCGTAAATCCGGTACCGAGCCTTTGCTACGCGTCATGGTAGAGGGCGAGGATGCGGAGTTGGTCGAAAAACTGGCCAATCGTATTGCCGATGCAGTTAAAGCGGTGAAACCGTAA
- the truB gene encoding tRNA pseudouridine(55) synthase TruB: MSRPRRRGRDIHGVLLLDKSYGLSSNDALQKVKRLYNANRAGHTGALDPLATGMLPLCLGEATKFSRFLLDSDKRYRVIARMGQRTDTSDAEGEIISEREMTFTQQQLDDALDSFRGETQQIPSMYSALKYEGKKLYEYARQGIEVPRESRSITVYELKFIRWEGFEVELEIHCSKGTYIRTIVDDLGEKLGCGAHVTYLRRLQVATYPLERMVTMEKLHELMAQAEEQGIEPRLLLDPLLLPMDSACEDFPEVNLLPVVAGYVKQGQPVQASGAPTSGMVRITEGEERKFIGIGEIDDDGRIAPRRLVVEYTE; encoded by the coding sequence ATGAGCCGCCCACGTCGCCGCGGCCGTGATATTCACGGCGTTCTGCTACTGGACAAATCTTACGGCTTGTCTTCCAACGACGCGCTGCAAAAGGTCAAACGCCTTTATAACGCTAATCGTGCAGGTCATACGGGTGCGCTTGATCCTCTGGCGACAGGCATGTTGCCGCTATGCTTAGGCGAAGCGACCAAGTTTTCCCGTTTTCTGCTTGATTCCGACAAGCGTTATCGCGTGATTGCCCGCATGGGGCAACGCACCGATACCTCTGATGCGGAAGGTGAAATCATTTCCGAACGTGAAATGACTTTTACTCAGCAGCAACTTGACGACGCTCTCGACAGCTTCCGCGGGGAAACCCAGCAAATTCCTTCCATGTATTCTGCACTGAAATACGAAGGGAAAAAGCTGTACGAATATGCGCGTCAGGGTATCGAAGTTCCACGTGAATCCCGTAGCATCACGGTGTATGAACTGAAGTTTATTCGCTGGGAAGGCTTTGAGGTTGAGCTGGAAATTCACTGCTCGAAAGGCACCTACATCCGCACAATTGTGGATGATTTGGGTGAAAAATTGGGATGTGGTGCACACGTCACTTATCTGCGCCGTTTGCAGGTAGCAACGTATCCTCTTGAGCGTATGGTCACCATGGAAAAACTCCATGAGCTGATGGCTCAGGCAGAAGAACAGGGCATTGAACCGCGCTTACTGTTGGATCCTTTGTTGCTGCCTATGGACAGTGCCTGTGAAGACTTCCCGGAAGTGAACTTGCTGCCAGTAGTGGCTGGATATGTGAAACAGGGGCAACCTGTTCAGGCATCTGGCGCACCGACAAGCGGTATGGTTCGCATCACGGAAGGTGAAGAACGTAAGTTTATCGGCATTGGCGAAATAGATGATGATGGACGCATTGCGCCGCGTCGTTTGGTCGTCGAATATACCGAATAA
- the rpsO gene encoding 30S ribosomal protein S15 gives MSLSVEAKAQIVSDFGRGTNDSGSSEVQVALLTAQINHLQGHFAEHKKDHHSRRGLLRMVSQRRKLLDYLKGKDVARYTSLIERLGLRR, from the coding sequence ATGTCTCTAAGCGTTGAAGCTAAAGCTCAAATCGTTTCCGACTTTGGTCGTGGCACAAACGACAGTGGTTCTTCCGAAGTTCAGGTTGCTCTGCTGACTGCTCAAATTAACCACCTGCAAGGTCACTTTGCAGAGCACAAAAAAGATCACCACAGCCGTCGTGGTCTGCTGCGCATGGTTTCTCAGCGTCGTAAACTGCTGGACTACCTGAAGGGTAAAGATGTAGCACGTTACACCAGCCTGATCGAACGTCTGGGTCTGCGTCGCTAA
- the rbfA gene encoding 30S ribosome-binding factor RbfA: protein MAKEFSRTQRVSQEMQKEIAIILQREVKDPRVGMATVSGVEVSRDLAYAKVFVTFLDVLTTDNHDPDRVKNGIKALQDASGFIRTLIGKAMRLRVVPELTFAYDNSLVEGMRMSNLVTNVVKNDAERRSAAGDDEEA, encoded by the coding sequence ATGGCAAAAGAATTTAGCCGTACACAACGTGTCTCTCAGGAGATGCAAAAAGAAATCGCGATCATTTTACAGCGTGAAGTCAAAGACCCACGCGTTGGCATGGCCACCGTGTCTGGCGTCGAAGTTTCACGTGATCTGGCATATGCCAAAGTGTTCGTGACCTTCCTTGACGTTCTGACCACCGATAATCACGATCCCGATCGTGTAAAAAACGGTATCAAAGCCTTACAGGACGCATCAGGTTTCATTCGTACCCTGATCGGTAAAGCGATGCGTCTGCGCGTTGTTCCTGAACTGACTTTTGCTTACGACAACTCACTGGTTGAAGGTATGCGTATGTCTAACCTGGTGACCAATGTCGTGAAGAACGATGCTGAACGTCGTTCAGCTGCAGGCGACGACGAGGAAGCATAA